A part of Methanomassiliicoccaceae archaeon genomic DNA contains:
- a CDS encoding DNA topoisomerase VI subunit B, with product MRSTEDVTDSGPKANGRSIAYKLADKQQEISVAEFFEKNKQILGFDSRSKSLLMGIKEAVDNSLDACEEAEIPPEISVRIERLDDDDYKITVEDNGPGIVHNAIKNVYGRLLYGSRFHALRQSRGQQGIGISATVMYGYLTTGKPAHVISKISGDDEVAWEMDIVIDTKTNRPLVTKERAFTWDREHGTSIEFTIKGRYVTGKQSIFEYLKNTAIVNPHASVIFHDPDGKKWTFEKATEIIPPRPKEIKPHPEGMEIGDIIKFAHGSKQKNVRSFLKEDFSRVTGRIADDILQLSKIDPMISPQDLTRDQCAAMIDAIGKVKIMAPQTDCLSPIGDTLIKKGLMHVMEGLRPDYYATPVTRPPKTANGNPFVVEAGIVYGGDIPSDGQVNILRFANRVPLLYQQGACAITKAISDMDWRRYGLEQRGGKGIPYGPAIILVHVASTKVPFTSEGKEAIASYPEILSEVSAALRLCARNLKSHLNKLERRTKTHAKFEIVQEILPDLAKKSADYLGRPMPSLERTITKIMNVVWIEPAMEKLSKKERKYTYMIYNYTNTVRNFGLHAQVPKESVNLALFMNPSFVELSEDGKAYWEIRDLQPSKSTIVSFELSGEMADTFSQEDVYVSGINPAIIMGAEPLPGDWGIKGMEITEEEDILAEEDTSEEEEEELEEEEFEKEAD from the coding sequence ATGCGCTCTACAGAAGATGTTACCGATTCGGGACCGAAGGCCAATGGCAGGTCCATAGCGTACAAATTAGCGGACAAACAGCAGGAGATATCGGTCGCCGAATTTTTCGAGAAGAACAAACAGATACTCGGATTCGATTCGCGTTCGAAATCTCTTCTGATGGGCATAAAGGAGGCCGTAGATAACTCGCTCGATGCATGCGAGGAAGCGGAGATACCTCCTGAGATATCCGTCAGGATAGAACGTCTTGACGATGACGACTATAAAATAACCGTCGAAGACAACGGACCTGGCATAGTTCACAACGCGATTAAAAACGTGTACGGCCGCCTTCTGTACGGATCCAGGTTTCACGCCCTCAGGCAGTCAAGGGGCCAACAGGGGATCGGTATATCTGCGACCGTCATGTACGGCTATCTCACTACAGGAAAACCGGCTCATGTAATATCCAAGATATCGGGCGACGATGAGGTCGCCTGGGAGATGGATATTGTCATAGACACCAAGACTAACCGTCCTCTCGTTACAAAAGAGAGGGCTTTCACCTGGGACCGCGAACACGGGACAAGCATAGAATTTACCATCAAGGGCAGATATGTAACCGGCAAACAATCTATTTTCGAATATCTGAAGAACACTGCGATCGTGAATCCCCACGCATCCGTAATATTCCATGACCCAGATGGTAAGAAATGGACGTTCGAGAAAGCAACAGAGATCATTCCTCCGAGACCGAAGGAAATCAAACCGCACCCTGAGGGAATGGAGATCGGCGACATCATAAAATTCGCCCACGGCAGCAAACAGAAAAACGTCAGATCTTTCCTCAAAGAAGATTTCTCAAGGGTTACGGGACGCATAGCGGACGATATACTGCAACTGTCGAAGATCGACCCGATGATTTCGCCCCAGGACCTTACGAGGGATCAATGCGCCGCAATGATCGATGCTATCGGTAAAGTTAAGATCATGGCACCTCAGACAGACTGTCTGTCGCCTATAGGGGACACGCTCATCAAAAAGGGGCTCATGCATGTTATGGAGGGGCTGCGTCCTGATTATTATGCAACGCCTGTGACCAGACCTCCCAAGACCGCCAACGGGAACCCGTTCGTGGTCGAGGCGGGCATCGTTTACGGTGGGGACATCCCTTCGGATGGCCAGGTGAATATACTGAGGTTCGCGAACCGCGTCCCGTTGCTGTATCAGCAGGGAGCATGCGCGATCACCAAGGCGATATCCGATATGGATTGGAGGCGTTATGGCCTGGAACAGAGGGGCGGAAAGGGGATCCCATATGGGCCTGCGATAATACTTGTGCATGTAGCCTCCACGAAAGTGCCGTTCACATCCGAGGGAAAAGAGGCCATAGCCAGCTATCCGGAGATACTTAGCGAGGTATCTGCCGCCCTTAGACTGTGCGCAAGGAACCTTAAAAGCCACTTGAACAAACTGGAGAGACGCACGAAAACACATGCCAAGTTCGAGATCGTTCAGGAGATCCTGCCTGACCTGGCAAAAAAGTCGGCCGATTACCTGGGAAGGCCGATGCCGTCCTTGGAAAGGACCATCACCAAAATAATGAACGTGGTGTGGATCGAACCAGCGATGGAAAAGCTCAGCAAAAAAGAGCGCAAATACACCTACATGATATACAACTACACGAACACCGTGAGAAACTTCGGCCTGCACGCACAGGTTCCTAAGGAATCCGTTAATCTGGCACTTTTCATGAACCCTTCTTTCGTAGAGCTCAGCGAAGACGGAAAGGCCTATTGGGAGATAAGGGACCTGCAACCATCGAAATCGACCATCGTTTCGTTCGAGCTGAGCGGGGAGATGGCAGATACCTTTTCGCAGGAAGACGTTTACGTTTCGGGAATCAACCCCGCGATAATCATGGGCGCGGAGCCACTGCCCGGAGACTGGGGCATAAAGGGCATGGAAATCACAGAGGAAGAGGATATCCTTGCCGAAGAAGACACCTCTGAAGAGGAAGAGGAAGAACTCGAGGAAGAGGAATTCGAAAAGGAGGCTGACTGA
- a CDS encoding zinc ribbon domain-containing protein translates to MAIENTEKSADKKKIELTTKQLAGLAASFVLTLFILMSGIYMMFSCFAMIIVAAVLYMVPHLLKVKNVKVFVFHGVVFAVVALLAGSLYSSPAYVGANDDFEESGDFTAATYTVSSDTYQFTVTYTDTDSDHKPLAFVSMIDMVGYSSTYGVSGSERTLQPVSYDQASGTATFDVPVDNELYIIYFYMADTANSDSKLSNSQSVTFFLDELTSSSAKNSVYWTGTAYYLGLCMLLYFMILFLTYGMRSSANKTRDKMVKQGRLYPPGYGRCKQCNSIVLPGEVKCRKCGSYIDVPQEIKPDKKDSFICSDCGAEVPDDAKKCPKCGAGFDDDIELEIQHADGTIELSDSTFECPECGEDVPSASEFCPSCGKRFESKK, encoded by the coding sequence ATGGCCATAGAGAACACCGAGAAATCGGCAGATAAAAAGAAGATAGAATTAACCACAAAACAGCTGGCGGGCCTCGCCGCAAGTTTTGTGCTGACACTATTCATCCTCATGTCGGGGATATACATGATGTTCAGCTGCTTCGCCATGATCATAGTGGCCGCAGTCCTTTACATGGTGCCCCACCTGCTTAAGGTCAAAAACGTCAAAGTGTTTGTATTCCACGGCGTGGTTTTTGCCGTGGTCGCATTACTTGCCGGAAGCCTGTACTCTTCGCCCGCCTATGTAGGTGCGAACGACGATTTCGAGGAGAGCGGCGATTTCACCGCAGCGACCTATACTGTCTCATCCGACACCTATCAATTCACCGTGACCTATACCGACACGGATTCCGACCACAAGCCCTTGGCCTTTGTCTCCATGATCGACATGGTCGGATATTCCAGCACGTATGGGGTTTCCGGTTCGGAGAGGACCCTGCAGCCTGTTTCTTACGATCAGGCCAGCGGTACTGCGACTTTCGACGTCCCGGTCGACAACGAACTGTACATAATATATTTCTACATGGCCGACACAGCGAACTCCGACTCGAAATTGAGTAATTCCCAGTCCGTCACTTTCTTTTTGGACGAGCTGACCTCCAGCTCAGCCAAAAACTCGGTTTACTGGACCGGTACGGCATATTACCTGGGACTGTGCATGTTGCTCTACTTCATGATATTGTTCCTGACCTACGGAATGAGGTCCAGCGCCAATAAGACCCGCGACAAGATGGTCAAGCAGGGCCGCCTATACCCTCCGGGATACGGAAGGTGCAAACAGTGCAATTCGATAGTGCTCCCCGGCGAGGTTAAGTGCCGCAAATGCGGATCGTACATCGACGTGCCCCAGGAGATAAAGCCCGATAAGAAGGATTCCTTTATATGTTCGGACTGCGGCGCTGAAGTTCCAGATGATGCAAAGAAGTGCCCTAAGTGCGGTGCGGGTTTCGACGATGATATCGAATTGGAGATACAGCACGCTGACGGCACCATTGAATTGTCTGATTCGACCTTCGAATGCCCCGAGTGCGGAGAGGATGTCCCCAGCGCATCGGAGTTCTGTCCAAGTTGCGGAAAAAGGTTCGAAAGCAAGAAATGA
- a CDS encoding GTP-binding protein has protein sequence MATIEEQIKELEEQISNTKYNKATEGHIGKLKAKIAKLSAEEEKRRSSKGPTKGFYVKKAGNATVALVGFPSVGKSTLLNQLTDAKSEIGAYHFTTLDVVPGILEYNHAKIQILDMPGLIKDASRGKGRGREVIAAARASDIILFVVDVFNPSIDVLFNELYTSGVRLDQKAPDVVITPTGQGGVLIKPTLKLTKTTEEVIKDMTIAYGHINATVVVREDINVEQMLDVLSGNRVYIKSLMAVNKIDLALPGQLEAVKEKHNEFRTVPLSAATGAGIEDLKQALYDTIDMIRVYLKPQGQEADMDVPLIVKRGNNVGDVCELIHRDFRNQFRYAMVWGKSAKFPGQTVGMDHVMEDEDILSIIVRR, from the coding sequence TTGGCGACCATCGAGGAGCAGATTAAGGAATTGGAGGAACAGATCTCCAATACGAAATACAACAAGGCCACCGAAGGTCACATCGGAAAGCTTAAGGCAAAGATCGCCAAGCTCTCCGCAGAGGAGGAAAAAAGGCGCTCTTCCAAAGGACCCACTAAAGGATTCTATGTAAAAAAGGCAGGAAATGCGACTGTGGCACTGGTCGGATTCCCCTCCGTGGGTAAATCAACTCTCCTTAACCAGCTTACAGATGCCAAATCCGAGATCGGCGCATATCACTTCACAACGCTGGACGTTGTGCCAGGTATCTTGGAGTACAACCATGCGAAAATCCAGATACTCGACATGCCGGGACTGATCAAGGACGCTTCCCGCGGAAAGGGGCGCGGGCGCGAGGTCATCGCGGCGGCCAGAGCTTCAGACATAATCCTTTTCGTGGTCGATGTTTTCAATCCCAGCATCGATGTCCTTTTCAACGAGTTATATACTTCCGGAGTACGTTTGGACCAGAAGGCCCCGGACGTGGTCATAACTCCGACGGGCCAGGGCGGCGTCCTTATAAAGCCCACACTTAAACTGACCAAGACCACGGAGGAAGTGATCAAGGATATGACCATAGCATATGGGCACATCAACGCTACCGTGGTCGTCCGCGAGGACATCAATGTAGAGCAGATGCTTGACGTTTTGTCAGGAAACAGAGTTTACATAAAATCGCTAATGGCGGTCAACAAGATCGATCTGGCTCTGCCCGGGCAGCTCGAGGCCGTAAAGGAAAAGCACAACGAATTCCGCACGGTGCCTCTATCGGCAGCCACAGGTGCCGGGATAGAGGACCTGAAGCAGGCGCTGTACGACACCATCGACATGATACGCGTATACCTCAAGCCCCAGGGACAGGAGGCCGACATGGATGTGCCTTTGATCGTCAAGAGGGGAAACAATGTCGGCGACGTGTGCGAGCTCATCCATAGGGATTTCAGGAATCAGTTCAGATATGCGATGGTATGGGGAAAAAGCGCCAAGTTCCCGGGTCAGACGGTGGGTATGGACCACGTCATGGAGGACGAGGATATTCTTTCCATAATCGTAAGGCGCTGA
- the hisS gene encoding histidine--tRNA ligase, with product MIQCPRGTRDFLPDEMERRRYYEGNMRSVALRFGFRETQTPIFEDAELFILRSGPNVLNELYAFKDKGDRELALRPEMTAPAIRMFVNSMSNEPKPIKLFYFGQCFRYERPQSGRYREFFQFGAELIGSATPETDAEAIALAAAMIEALGLRDYKIRIGHIGVLRQKLADAGVPKEKTAEVLQKLDKKLYDEARPMMEDLNVDQDAINEIFELTETVGGTDIVDKVPGEAGEYLRSLIAILSAMGVRGLEIDLGVVRGLDYYTGMVFEAEAPALGAEKQICGGGSYTLSELFGGEKVFSTGFAIGFDRILLAMEKEGIPYEQMGIDVYVVPVSDDVRIKATEITAMLRKAGISCDMDIMGRKMAKALKYASSARAKFAVIVGKAELEADSVTLRDMESGDQDTVSISELVSVIQG from the coding sequence ATGATCCAATGTCCCCGCGGAACGAGGGATTTCCTTCCAGATGAGATGGAGAGGCGCAGATATTACGAGGGGAACATGAGGTCCGTGGCCCTGAGGTTCGGATTCCGGGAGACGCAGACACCGATATTCGAGGACGCCGAACTTTTCATCCTGAGAAGCGGTCCCAACGTGCTCAATGAACTTTATGCCTTCAAAGATAAGGGGGACAGGGAGCTCGCTTTGCGCCCTGAGATGACCGCCCCTGCCATACGCATGTTCGTCAACAGCATGAGCAACGAGCCGAAGCCCATCAAGCTATTCTATTTCGGCCAGTGCTTCAGATACGAAAGGCCGCAGAGCGGCAGATATCGCGAATTTTTCCAGTTCGGTGCAGAGCTGATCGGTTCGGCAACGCCCGAGACCGATGCGGAGGCGATAGCTCTCGCCGCCGCCATGATCGAGGCGCTGGGCCTCAGGGATTACAAGATCCGGATAGGTCACATAGGCGTACTGAGACAGAAGCTGGCGGATGCCGGGGTCCCAAAGGAAAAGACTGCCGAAGTTCTACAGAAGCTCGATAAGAAACTTTACGACGAGGCGCGCCCGATGATGGAGGACCTCAACGTCGACCAAGACGCTATAAACGAGATATTCGAGCTTACAGAAACTGTCGGCGGAACCGATATCGTTGATAAAGTACCGGGCGAGGCCGGGGAATACCTGAGGTCCCTGATAGCTATACTTTCGGCGATGGGGGTGAGAGGCCTCGAGATAGATCTGGGCGTCGTCCGCGGTCTCGATTATTACACGGGGATGGTCTTCGAGGCGGAAGCGCCTGCGCTGGGGGCGGAGAAGCAGATATGCGGAGGCGGCTCATACACCCTTTCAGAATTGTTCGGGGGGGAGAAGGTATTCTCCACAGGTTTCGCGATAGGATTCGACAGGATACTCCTGGCCATGGAGAAGGAGGGAATACCATATGAACAGATGGGCATCGATGTCTATGTAGTTCCGGTGTCCGATGATGTGCGGATAAAGGCTACCGAGATAACGGCAATGCTCCGCAAAGCCGGAATCTCCTGCGACATGGACATCATGGGGCGCAAGATGGCTAAGGCCCTGAAGTACGCCTCGTCCGCAAGAGCGAAGTTTGCCGTCATTGTCGGTAAGGCCGAGCTCGAGGCGGACTCCGTGACCCTGAGAGATATGGAGTCGGGTGACCAGGATACGGTCTCTATCTCGGAGCTCGTAAGCGTAATTCAGGGATGA
- a CDS encoding ribonuclease HI family protein, which produces MLRIFSDGGSRGNPGPSAYGLVVTRNGKTIYEESEYLGIRTNNYAEYRGLIAGIRKAIELEAEEAEFVMDSQLVIKQMRGEYRVKAPELIELHRDATALSSMIPKVRFTDVRRYELLMPRADELVNAELDRSHP; this is translated from the coding sequence ATGCTGAGGATTTTCTCAGATGGCGGATCCAGGGGGAATCCGGGGCCTTCCGCTTATGGTCTCGTGGTGACCCGGAACGGAAAGACGATTTATGAAGAATCCGAGTATCTGGGCATTCGCACGAACAACTATGCCGAGTACCGAGGTCTGATCGCCGGTATAAGGAAGGCTATCGAACTGGAGGCCGAAGAGGCCGAGTTCGTTATGGATTCGCAGCTCGTCATAAAACAGATGAGGGGCGAATACAGAGTAAAGGCCCCTGAACTTATCGAACTTCACCGTGATGCGACCGCCCTGAGCTCGATGATACCTAAGGTCCGCTTCACGGACGTCCGTAGGTACGAACTGCTTATGCCGAGGGCGGACGAGCTCGTGAACGCAGAGCTTGACAGAAGTCATCCCTGA
- the panD gene encoding aspartate 1-decarboxylase has translation MRWMLRSKIHRATVTETRLDYEGSITVDGELLDMAGILPGEKVTIADINNGNRFETYTIYGEKGSGEISINGAAARLCSVGDLIIIMGYELTDDLVETRIVKVDRSNIPVVEKC, from the coding sequence ATGCGTTGGATGTTACGCAGCAAGATACACCGTGCCACGGTCACTGAGACGCGCCTCGACTATGAGGGAAGCATCACTGTAGACGGCGAATTGCTCGATATGGCAGGTATACTGCCGGGTGAGAAGGTCACTATAGCCGACATTAACAACGGCAATCGCTTTGAAACCTACACAATATATGGAGAGAAGGGCTCCGGAGAGATATCTATAAACGGGGCCGCGGCCCGCCTCTGCAGCGTAGGCGACCTGATAATAATCATGGGGTACGAACTGACCGACGATCTGGTGGAAACCAGGATCGTGAAAGTCGACAGGTCCAACATTCCCGTGGTAGAAAAATGCTGA
- a CDS encoding ABC transporter substrate-binding protein, translating to MHNKKIMIVLVTCSMLLAASLISLTDENTVSATSPIDITDSAGHNIVLSVPAEHVVTMGFAFTLTVMELGGTDKIVGYDQYSTYSYTEDERMQELDGTAMLGTGYNSNKESLLTGLAQLVDNGTFIKATDVVFINNFSSTLASGAMYDNLVAEGYNVICLGAKTYDGSMDVVKIISDAIGMDSAGSVKKMEDTRQAVVDKVSAVPGEERPSAIYVSVNGGNIRIYNSGLAVSLIETCGATNAGLNGESAYYDSDASALIQADPDVVFLDGNYDGTAAEFKEEFLLPASYNVVKLDKDWNNPCPSMADGLEFVYMELYEAPLYDDDGPFISENGALIAISVLVLIIIVAVAVVLVRRH from the coding sequence ATGCATAATAAAAAAATCATGATCGTTCTGGTCACATGTTCGATGTTGCTTGCGGCATCCCTTATATCGCTTACCGATGAAAACACGGTTTCCGCGACTTCGCCGATAGATATCACGGACTCGGCAGGTCATAATATCGTATTGAGCGTGCCTGCCGAGCATGTGGTCACGATGGGTTTCGCATTCACTCTGACGGTTATGGAATTGGGAGGCACTGACAAGATCGTCGGCTATGACCAATACTCTACATACAGCTACACAGAGGACGAAAGGATGCAGGAACTCGACGGAACTGCCATGTTAGGGACCGGATACAATTCTAACAAAGAATCGCTATTGACGGGACTGGCACAGTTGGTAGACAATGGAACGTTTATTAAGGCGACCGACGTCGTATTCATAAACAACTTCTCCTCGACGCTCGCTTCCGGAGCAATGTACGACAATCTTGTGGCAGAGGGATACAACGTTATCTGCCTGGGAGCGAAAACCTATGATGGATCGATGGATGTCGTAAAGATCATATCGGACGCTATTGGTATGGACTCTGCCGGCTCGGTCAAAAAAATGGAAGATACCAGACAGGCCGTTGTCGACAAGGTCTCAGCCGTCCCCGGGGAAGAAAGGCCGAGCGCCATATATGTATCGGTCAATGGCGGGAACATCAGGATCTACAACAGCGGGCTGGCAGTATCTCTGATAGAAACATGCGGGGCGACCAACGCAGGCCTCAATGGAGAATCGGCATACTATGATTCCGATGCAAGCGCATTAATACAGGCGGACCCGGACGTGGTGTTCCTGGACGGCAATTATGATGGGACAGCGGCCGAGTTCAAAGAGGAGTTCCTTCTGCCTGCGAGCTACAACGTGGTGAAGCTCGACAAAGACTGGAACAATCCGTGTCCCAGCATGGCAGATGGCCTGGAATTCGTGTACATGGAGCTTTATGAGGCACCGCTTTACGATGATGACGGGCCCTTCATCTCAGAAAACGGTGCACTGATAGCAATTTCTGTTCTGGTACTGATAATAATAGTCGCAGTAGCAGTTGTACTGGTAAGGCGCCACTAA
- a CDS encoding iron chelate uptake ABC transporter family permease subunit → MDRRKKIAIILTALVVMFAMLLFLELRWAQLWLLSPQEVWDSLIGNNRNYRIIVIDLNLTRVLFGMIVGAGLAVAGAVMQALFRNPMASPYTLGLSSGASLGAAIGILFPLSFVPVVASVPILAFLFCLGTMFLVYSLAKVGNQTHMETLLLAGIAVAALAQAVVSLLTYIAGENISEIVFWGMGSLTVSLPWVKIPIVLILSAVGIFAMLYYAKDLNAMMLGDAHAMDLGIDVKRTRLALLIASSLVTAAAVCFVGTIGFVGLVIPHILRILLGPDNRMLLPMCVLTGGIYLVGCDYIAHLFAQSLGVLPIGVVTSLIGAPYFIYLLRRRKREVGWV, encoded by the coding sequence ATGGACAGGCGAAAGAAAATAGCGATCATTCTGACAGCACTAGTGGTGATGTTCGCCATGCTCCTTTTCCTGGAGCTGAGGTGGGCCCAGCTCTGGCTCCTTTCCCCTCAGGAGGTCTGGGACTCTCTGATAGGCAATAACAGGAACTATCGGATCATAGTGATCGATCTCAATCTGACGCGGGTATTGTTCGGGATGATAGTCGGAGCAGGTCTGGCGGTCGCCGGAGCGGTGATGCAGGCCCTGTTCAGGAACCCGATGGCCTCGCCATATACGTTGGGTCTTTCATCCGGAGCATCCTTGGGCGCCGCAATAGGCATCCTTTTCCCGCTTTCGTTCGTTCCGGTGGTGGCATCCGTCCCCATATTGGCTTTCTTATTCTGCCTGGGCACTATGTTCCTCGTATACTCTCTGGCCAAGGTAGGCAACCAAACGCATATGGAGACTTTATTGTTGGCCGGAATCGCCGTGGCGGCACTGGCCCAGGCCGTCGTATCGTTGCTCACATACATCGCCGGCGAGAACATCTCGGAAATAGTTTTCTGGGGCATGGGCAGTCTGACGGTCAGTCTTCCCTGGGTAAAGATCCCCATTGTGCTTATTTTGAGCGCTGTCGGTATTTTTGCCATGCTCTATTATGCGAAGGACCTCAATGCCATGATGCTCGGGGACGCTCATGCCATGGACCTCGGGATTGACGTAAAAAGGACTAGGCTGGCACTGTTGATAGCCTCTTCATTGGTTACTGCCGCGGCAGTATGTTTCGTCGGCACCATAGGATTTGTGGGGCTGGTTATACCGCATATACTCCGTATATTGCTGGGCCCTGACAACCGTATGTTGCTGCCTATGTGCGTTCTTACCGGAGGGATATATCTGGTGGGTTGCGACTATATCGCACATCTGTTCGCCCAGTCCCTGGGAGTTCTGCCGATAGGGGTTGTGACGTCGCTGATAGGGGCGCCGTACTTCATATATCTTTTAAGGAGAAGGAAGAGGGAGGTAGGCTGGGTATGA
- a CDS encoding ABC transporter ATP-binding protein — protein sequence MSLDIRDLFYNYDGKPVLKDVSFQIKEGEILGILGPNGCGKTTLLGNLNRNLSPKGGCVMLDGRDLEEHKKKDIAKDIAVVPQDSRVGFSFTVKEIVSMGRMPFQEAFQGDSSEDLRIIDDAMKKTNVLEMADRYVNTMSGGERQKVIIARAMAQTPKILLMDEPTLHLDISAQFDILDLVYSLSRNEDLTVVIVSHDLPMVARYCDRIMMIHDHTIHALGKTEDVLTPENMRTVFGVDAELSVDSKTGKNTIIMHGSTTNES from the coding sequence ATGAGCCTGGACATCCGTGACCTTTTTTATAATTACGATGGAAAGCCCGTACTGAAGGACGTGTCATTCCAAATCAAAGAGGGAGAGATCTTGGGCATCTTGGGGCCTAACGGCTGCGGTAAGACCACGTTGCTTGGGAATCTCAACCGCAACCTCAGTCCTAAAGGCGGATGCGTCATGCTCGACGGCAGAGACCTGGAAGAGCACAAGAAGAAGGACATAGCCAAGGATATCGCGGTGGTTCCACAGGACAGCCGCGTGGGCTTCTCCTTCACAGTAAAGGAGATCGTCTCTATGGGCAGGATGCCCTTCCAGGAGGCCTTCCAGGGCGATTCCTCGGAAGATCTGAGGATAATAGATGATGCAATGAAAAAGACCAACGTTCTCGAAATGGCGGACCGTTATGTCAACACGATGAGCGGCGGGGAGAGGCAGAAGGTGATAATAGCCAGAGCAATGGCGCAGACGCCCAAGATACTCCTTATGGACGAGCCAACGCTGCATCTCGACATAAGCGCTCAGTTCGATATATTGGATCTCGTTTATTCATTATCGAGAAACGAGGACCTCACGGTCGTAATAGTCTCCCACGACCTGCCCATGGTCGCCCGCTACTGCGACAGGATCATGATGATCCATGACCATACGATACATGCGTTGGGGAAGACCGAGGATGTACTTACGCCGGAGAACATGCGCACGGTCTTCGGTGTCGATGCGGAACTGTCCGTCGACTCCAAAACAGGTAAAAACACAATAATCATGCACGGTTCGACAACAAACGAATCCTAA
- a CDS encoding CBS domain-containing protein: MPEAVVADYMVRDVLTITPDMTVSQVREKIISSSFHGFPIAENGYLLGFITSKELLRYIYTPDAKMREVMRRGTLCAVPSMSIDDATRILFRYGLRNLPVVDENRKLVGIISNIDIVRSQIEKSRPGKVMTVKNFMEQQNGLRMRIVNRDIPMDQLLPTQKEVYMDELIGRQYEIKRGLNEPIIVIARRNGYLVVDGHHRIMAAKKLGLKSFKAIVLEPNKLDVKLGLEKTAERWKLKTLDDVKIIEGSKHPLMEAATMLLPDEDALSINRRLIDNSDSDSDMKF; this comes from the coding sequence ATGCCGGAAGCCGTTGTGGCCGATTATATGGTGAGGGACGTCCTCACAATTACACCAGATATGACTGTCAGCCAGGTCAGGGAGAAGATCATCTCGTCCAGTTTTCACGGTTTCCCTATAGCCGAAAACGGGTACCTGCTCGGTTTCATAACCTCCAAGGAACTTTTGAGATACATATACACTCCGGACGCCAAGATGCGGGAGGTCATGAGGCGCGGCACGCTTTGTGCCGTCCCGTCCATGTCTATAGATGACGCCACCAGGATTCTTTTCAGGTATGGCCTCAGGAACCTGCCTGTAGTAGACGAGAACCGCAAGCTCGTGGGGATCATCTCCAACATCGACATCGTACGCTCGCAGATAGAGAAGTCCAGGCCCGGGAAGGTAATGACGGTCAAAAACTTCATGGAGCAACAAAACGGCCTTAGGATGCGCATCGTCAACAGAGATATCCCGATGGATCAGTTGCTGCCTACGCAGAAAGAGGTCTACATGGATGAGTTGATCGGTCGCCAGTATGAGATCAAGAGAGGACTGAACGAACCTATAATCGTAATAGCCAGGCGCAACGGGTATCTGGTGGTCGACGGACATCACAGGATAATGGCCGCTAAGAAGCTCGGCCTAAAAAGTTTCAAGGCCATCGTACTGGAGCCTAACAAGTTGGATGTGAAGCTCGGTCTCGAGAAGACCGCCGAGAGATGGAAACTGAAGACCCTGGACGATGTTAAGATAATCGAGGGTTCCAAGCACCCGCTCATGGAGGCGGCGACCATGCTTCTTCCGGATGAGGATGCGCTGTCGATCAACCGTAGGCTGATAGACAACAGCGATTCGGATTCGGATATGAAATTTTGA